The Macrobrachium nipponense isolate FS-2020 chromosome 19, ASM1510439v2, whole genome shotgun sequence genome contains a region encoding:
- the LOC135212375 gene encoding uncharacterized protein LOC135212375, with amino-acid sequence MKNSSARVWLMTRDSLGQDSSPRISTPFRELKTGSSVDSEENDGILPLNNTFFKSLKGFGKREFISIDLSNSSLSIHDLQEERKDFNSNSSLFDGSKPLNNNIHSNHSSDKDATEKDTTNPLKDLTIRNSFAKEGFAKSTRPWPGSFFKGLHFPTNKESKVKKDSSLEESHQGSQDSKDPEVVDPSEKDVPLLDAFSLNFKLRSASPSSAYKRLCHWFGSILRNRVKPSDVILVRGMDQPLLRDEEMEEEEEEEEKL; translated from the coding sequence ATGAAGAACTCCTCTGCCCGCGTCTGGCTGATGACCAGAGATAGCCTAGGTCAAGATTCGAGCCCTAGAATTAGCACTCCTTTTCGGGAATTAAAGACCGGTTCCTCCGTCGACTCCGAGGAGAACGACGGCATTCTGCCCCTGAATAATACCTTTTTTAAGAGTCTGAAGGGCTTCGGCAAGAGAGAATTCATATCAATCGACCTGTCGAATAGTAGCTTGTCAATTCATGACCTCCAGGAGGAGAGGAAGGATTTCAATTCGAACAGCAGCTTATTCGACGGTTCGAAAcccctgaataataatatacactCCAATCATTCCTCCGATAAGGATGCAACGGAGAAGGATACCACGAACCCCCTGAAGGACCTGACGATAAGGAACTCCTTTGCGAAGGAGGGCTTCGCCAAGAGCACTCGCCCTTGGCCTGGCAGTTTCTTCAAGGGCCTCCACTTCCCTACCAACAAGGAATCGAAGGTCAAAAAGGACTCTTCCTTGGAAGAAAGTCACCAGGGGAGTCAGGACTCGAAGGACCCCGAAGTCGTCGACCCCTCCGAGAAGGACGTCCCGCTCCTCGACGCCTTCTCCCTCAACTTCAAGCTTCGTAGTGCCAGTCCTTCGTCGGCCTACAAGAGGCTCTGCCACTGGTTCGGATCTATCCTGAGGAACCGCGTCAAGCCCAGTGACGTCATCTTGGTCAGGGGTATGGACCAGCCGCTGTTGAGGGACGAGgagatggaagaggaggaggaggaggaggagaaactcTGA